The genomic interval CTGTATTTTTAACTGGTACAATTGTATTAGTGGTTGCCTTTTTATTAGTGTTTTTCTTAAAAGAAATTCCATTACGCACAACAAACCAAGCTTCTCCAGAAGGGGAGAAGGAAGAAGATATCGTTCTTGATAAACAAAATTCATAAGGCGCATATTTTAGAAAAGGCTATATTCCATAATACTTTGGAATATAGCTTTTTTGCATTTATGGAATAAGAAATAAAAGAAAATTCATACATTTTTTGATGCAATCGTAATTTTTTTCGCACAACCTTTTTTCTGTTATAATAAATTATAATAACTGAATGAAAAAGTAGGGATGCATAAATGAAAATCATCTGTTTTGGAGATAGCATAACGAGAGGCGTCTCTTTTGTAAAAGGCAGGCTAAGAATCATCAAAGACAATTATCCCACTTTTCTTGAAAAATTATTTTCAGTAAATATTTCAGAGGATATAATTGTCTTAAATAAAGGTGTATTTAATGATAATTCCCATTTATTATTGAAGAGATTGGAAAAAGATGTCCTTTCTGAAAAGCCAAATTATGTTTTATTAAATGTTGGTGGGAATGATTGTAATTTTAATTGGCAAGAAGTGGCAGATAGTCCAAATAGTAACCATGAACCAATTGTGTCAGTTCAACAATATATGGAAAATATCAAACAAATGGTAACGAAAATGAAACAGTCTAATATCACGCCAATACTGATAACCTTACCACCACTTGATCCGGTTAGGTATTATAAATTTATTGCTGATAAATATGGGACAACCATTAGTCATTGGATTAGTTGCTGTGGAGGAATTGAGCATTGGCATAGTTTATACAATTTACAGTTGAATAAATTAATTGAACAATTTAATCTTCCTAACATCGACGTTCGCACAGCACTAAAAAAAGAGGGCAATGCTACTGATTTTATTAGTGATGACGGAATTCACTTGAATGCAGACGGATATAGAAAAATGAGTGAAGTCATCTTTGAGGAAATGCTTCGATTTATAGAAGGGGAAAAACCACGGATATCATAGTTGCTTTTCAATTTATTTTAGAATATAGCTGTGGAATATTATTGAATTATACTATAAGATAAAGAGACAAGCAGTCATCAATACTTCGATTAGATAGTGGAGGAAACACGGATGAATACATTGTATGAAAAAATAATTGATGTTTTGCAACTTAATGGACCAACAACCCTATCTGTAATTCATAATGAATTAAATCGTTTTTTAGGAGAGGAAGATACAGCGATTTCGATGTCCTCCATTAAGTCTGTCCTTTCACGGAAGAAAGACTTATTTGAGGTTTGTGATGATATCGTATCGATTCATCCAGATAAAGAAATAACGAAATTAATTGTTGAATATAAGGTAAATCAAGAACACTCTTTTAGTATTCATATCGATTTTGACCTTCACAATTATTTAATCCAAGAATGGAGCCAATTTCCAATTGTCGTACCCCCAGTTTTTAATAAAATCGAGCCAGAAGAGTATGATGCATTAAAGATGGAATTGTATCGATTGAAAATTTGGAATTGGGAAGAGGAGCTACTTGGAATAGAATCCGTAAAATGTACAGTTCGATTAGTTACCGTTAATGCCTCTTACACGGTTGATTTAGTAAATTTACAATCGAAGGAATGGAGACATATACAGAAAATCATTTCCCTTTTTACCGATTTAGAATTGCTACTTAAATGATGGAGGATAAACATATCAATGTGAAAATTGATATGTTTTTTTGTATGGAAAATGATTATTCGGGAAAGATGACAAATACCGTTTGTTCCAAAGGGGAGCGAACGGTATTTTAGTTTAATGACTTTTTTATATTAACGATACATTGTCCATAACCCAATATCTTTAAAGCCAACTTTTTTATAGATCTTACCTGCATCTGGATTGTCATAAAACAAACAGACATATTGCTTTTCCTTCAATACATCCTTTACAAGAGCTGTCATTAACTTACTAGCATAACCATTATTTCGGTAGTCCTTATGTGTGCATACACCAACAATCATCGCAGACTGAGAATTTTCAGCAGTCGTAGAGACAGTGGAAATAATTTCTTGTTTATCATTTTCCAGATAATAGGTGCGTCCAGTTTTTGATTCGATTGCTTTTTTTAATATATTTTTCGTTTGAGCTGTCGTTATAAATTCATCGATGGAATCTCGTAATACAACAATTCTATCAATATCGGCAATAGTAGCTTCTTTTATCGTTTCCGTAATTTCTATATCTTTATTTGTTCCACACTGAGCAAAATAGGTTACTTTTTTCTTTCCTAAAGTCAGGTTGGGAAGGTTTTCAAATTTCTCAACAAAGTCAGCTCTTCCTGATAATGATACAGGATTAGTAGTAGTCTGCATAATGGAAGCAAAACCTTCTACATCAAACAGATTCTTATCTTTGCAGTAAAAGATATAGCTTTCAAAATATTTAAGAAGAACTGCAGTAATATGCCCCTCATGAAATTCTCCCCAAAGCTTTTGAAAAGAAGCATCATAGCCGAAAGCCTCGATGTCTCCAATAATAAAAAGGTTAATAGAAGGATCTTGCAGCAAAAACTCCATTACAATAGAGTGGTCATTCTCAGTCAGTTCTCGAATCATATATGTAGCCTTCTTTCTGTCTATGAAATAATATTTGTTAGTTTATCATAATATTAGGAATTTAAATAGAGTTTTAAATAGTTTTATTTTTTGTATTTTTTTAATGTATGAGTTTGATTGGATAGTAGGGTTATGATGGACGATGAAAACCATTTTGACTGACAGCAGCAAGAAAATTAGCGTTCATGCAACCTATGAACGCCACATTCTGTATAATCCGCCAAGTATAACAGTTTTCATCATCAAAAAATCAACAAAAAAATGAAATCCAGCTGAACAAAAATACGAGCTGGATTTCATTTTATTAAACGTATTCAGATAGCAAAAATAATTCCATTTCACAAAGAACCTGATAGCACATTAAAATAGCGTGCATCTGGATGGGCAAATACCATCGCGGAAACGGATGCTTCTGGTTCCATCATACATTCCTCTGATAAAGTAATACCAATCTCTTCTGGCGAAAGAAGAGCAAATAGTTTTTTCTGATCTTCTAATTCTGGGCAAGCAGGATATCCAAAGGAGAATCTTTGTCCTTGATATTTCGCAGCAAAACGATCCCTCATCGTAAAGGTTGTGCGATCTGGGAATCCCCATCTATCTCTAATTTGACGATGAATTAATTCCGCAAGTCCTTCTGCTGTTTCAAGCGCTAAAGATTGCAGGGCGTGAGATTCAAGAAATCTTCCGTCACGCTTTAATTGTTCTGCTGCTTCGCGAATTCCTGTACCAGCTGTAACGGCAAAAAAGGCAACATAGTCCATCACGCCACTATCGACAGGTTTTAGATAGTCTGCGAGGCAAAGATGTGGTTCTCTTTCTTGTCTTGGAAAATCAAAGGTTTCCAATAGCTTAGTCTCATCCTCTGGATCGTAAATATAAATTTTGTTTTCATCCGATTGAGCAGGGTAGAAGCGATAAACAGCTTTTGGGATAATCCAGTTATTTTGCTCTGCTTCCTGTAAAAGCTGTTCAATCATATTGTTTAATTGTACTGCTTTTTCATCTTTCGAAGAGAGTAGTACTTCAACTTTACCCTTTAATCCTAGATGGTGTCCGAGCAGCATTTGTTTATTAATATATGGTTTAATATGACCAAGTGTATAATTGGTTAATAAATGCTTTTTTGTATCCTGTGGTATGAAGACAGGTGCATTTGCATTAATTGTTTTTCTTTTTATTCCAGTAATAATAGGTTTTACAGTATCTTTTACTGGCTTTGTTAAAAGTGCTTGTTTTTTTCTTTCATGTTCCTCTTTAAGCATAAGTAGCTCTTCTTCATTTGTCAGTTGATTGGCAAGGGATAATCCATTCATGGCATCTTTCGCATAAAGTACCAATCCATCATATTCATTTGAAATTTTCGTATCCGTAAATTTCCTTGATAAAGCAGCTCCGCCGACTAAAATAGGAATATCTATTCCAGCTTGTTTCATATCGGCAGCTGTTAACACCATTTGCTGAGCTGATTTAACAAGAAGACCAGATAAACCAACGATGTTTGGCTGCTCCTTTTGGATGGCAGAAACTAACTCTGCTGGAGGAACTTTTATTCCTAAATCAATAACTTCGTAGCCATTGTTTGAGAGAATAATATCTACAAGATTTTTCCCAATATCGTGAACGTCTCCTTTAACCGTTGCTAAGATGACTTTTCCTTTTGTTGATGTAGAAACATTTTTGTCCATAAAATCTTCTAAATAAGAAACAGAGGCTTTCATTACTTCTGCACTTTGGAGCACTTCCGCAACGATTAATTGATTATCATTAAACAACCGACCGACTTCCTTCATTCCATCCATTAGCGGACCGTTAATAATATCTAATGGTGCACTGTAGGAGGTAAGGGCGATTGCTAAATCATCTAGTAAGCCTTCTTTTGTTCCTTCCACGATATAATAAGCTAATCGTTCATCCAAGGTTAAATGTTCAAGGGAATTAATTTTTTCTTTTTTCTTATCTCGATAGAAATCGGTGAAAACAGCTAATGTTTCATCCGTAGTTTCAAATAACAGCTTTTCTGCTAACTCGATTTCTTCTTTACTAATGGACGCAAATCTTTCTAGCTTCTCTGTATTGACGATTGCGTAATCAAGGCCAGCTTGGGTACAGTGGTAAAGAAAGACACTATTTAATATTTCTCGACCGACAGGAGGGAGACCAAAGGAAACATTACTTATTCCAAGGATTGTCTGAACATCG from Niallia sp. FSL W8-0635 carries:
- a CDS encoding SGNH/GDSL hydrolase family protein; translation: MKIICFGDSITRGVSFVKGRLRIIKDNYPTFLEKLFSVNISEDIIVLNKGVFNDNSHLLLKRLEKDVLSEKPNYVLLNVGGNDCNFNWQEVADSPNSNHEPIVSVQQYMENIKQMVTKMKQSNITPILITLPPLDPVRYYKFIADKYGTTISHWISCCGGIEHWHSLYNLQLNKLIEQFNLPNIDVRTALKKEGNATDFISDDGIHLNADGYRKMSEVIFEEMLRFIEGEKPRIS
- a CDS encoding GNAT family N-acetyltransferase, producing the protein MIRELTENDHSIVMEFLLQDPSINLFIIGDIEAFGYDASFQKLWGEFHEGHITAVLLKYFESYIFYCKDKNLFDVEGFASIMQTTTNPVSLSGRADFVEKFENLPNLTLGKKKVTYFAQCGTNKDIEITETIKEATIADIDRIVVLRDSIDEFITTAQTKNILKKAIESKTGRTYYLENDKQEIISTVSTTAENSQSAMIVGVCTHKDYRNNGYASKLMTALVKDVLKEKQYVCLFYDNPDAGKIYKKVGFKDIGLWTMYR
- the metH gene encoding methionine synthase; protein product: MQQISLAEKLKQNILIMDGAMGTMLQQENLTADDFGGEELDGCNENLTFTRPDIISKIHEAYLDAGADIIETNTFGATKLVLDEYHLGHLAYKLNITAAKLAKAAVLKYSTPEKPRFVAGAMGPTTKTLSVTGGTTFEELIASYEEQATGLIDGGVDILLLETSQDMLNVKAGFLGIKQAFSKTGKELPLMISGTIEPMGTTLAGQSIEAFYISVEHMNPIAIGLNCATGPEFMQDHIRSLSALSKFAVSCYPNAGLPDEEGHYHETAASLAKKLSGFAKEGWLNIVGGCCGTTPEHIRAIADKMKEIAPRKVAVTNYHMVSGIEPFIYDDPTLRPIMVGERTNVIGSRKFKRLINEGKFEEASEIARAQVKGGAHVIDICLADPDRDELVDMELFMKEVVKKVKVPLVIDSTDEEVIEKALSYSQGKAIINSINLEDGEERFQAIAPLIHKYGASVVVGTIDEDGMGVTVDKKLEIAKRSYELLTKKYKINGQDIIFDPLVFPVGTGDEQYIGSAKATVEGIKQIKEACPDVQTILGISNVSFGLPPVGREILNSVFLYHCTQAGLDYAIVNTEKLERFASISKEEIELAEKLLFETTDETLAVFTDFYRDKKKEKINSLEHLTLDERLAYYIVEGTKEGLLDDLAIALTSYSAPLDIINGPLMDGMKEVGRLFNDNQLIVAEVLQSAEVMKASVSYLEDFMDKNVSTSTKGKVILATVKGDVHDIGKNLVDIILSNNGYEVIDLGIKVPPAELVSAIQKEQPNIVGLSGLLVKSAQQMVLTAADMKQAGIDIPILVGGAALSRKFTDTKISNEYDGLVLYAKDAMNGLSLANQLTNEEELLMLKEEHERKKQALLTKPVKDTVKPIITGIKRKTINANAPVFIPQDTKKHLLTNYTLGHIKPYINKQMLLGHHLGLKGKVEVLLSSKDEKAVQLNNMIEQLLQEAEQNNWIIPKAVYRFYPAQSDENKIYIYDPEDETKLLETFDFPRQEREPHLCLADYLKPVDSGVMDYVAFFAVTAGTGIREAAEQLKRDGRFLESHALQSLALETAEGLAELIHRQIRDRWGFPDRTTFTMRDRFAAKYQGQRFSFGYPACPELEDQKKLFALLSPEEIGITLSEECMMEPEASVSAMVFAHPDARYFNVLSGSL